The genome window CAGCTCATCGTTGACGATGCACAACCTTGGAGACAAAAAGCACCTTAGACTGCTGGACAGACAGAAGATAACCTCATCCTCCCAACATCATTCCTATTCTCGCTTGACACTCAGAGTCTTTCGATACCCACAAGATTCCTTTATCATTTACCCCCCCTTTTTCCCATGGACTCCACATATGTGATTATCTACCAAACAGACTGCAATTATACATTCTTCCCCAACCCTCATTTACCTTTACAACAGACTTAGGAAGTGAATATTGTTAAACCACTTTTCCACAGTGGCAGCCATGCATTGGGACTGGGATCCAACATGGTAAGTCAGATACTCACCCTGAATTGCTGGCAGGAACAGCGACGAACGTCCGGGTAAAGGCTCGCAAGGAGTCCCGAGACTTTCCATCCACTGCAATGATAACAATGGTGATGACCCATCAGAGTCattcatgttttatgttttctaacaGCTTCTCAAAAATCATAGTCTGATTTGATACAGAGAACCCTAAGCAGGCCAAACGGGTAATTATGTGTGCGCAGATGAGCAGAGCAGGGAGGAGTGTCAGAGGTTAGAGAGGACAATAGTAACACTTTTATCCCACTGGTTATTTATTTGTATCTGTGGGCCAGGCCCTGTGACAGGCACTTTATAAATCACTTCACTTACTCCCCAAACACATAATGAGATGCCTATTATGAATCCCTTTCTTTTACAGATAGTCAGGTTCAGAGGTCATGTAAAttgctcacagacacagaggaccAAGGTTGGGGATAGAAGCTCAGAACTGTCTGCCTCCAAAGTCTGTGTCCTAATCATCAGGCTGTTCCCATAGCCAAGACAGGAAAGACAGGTGAGGATAGGCTTGGGGGCAGAAAGGGAGAAGGTGGtcagggaagaagagaagagaagggagctgGGAAGTTGAGAGTGCTCAGAATGACTAGCTGGGACAGGGACCACTCCACAAACTCAGGACTCCAAAGATATTTACCTTCTTTGAAGACTCCGTTGACAGAGAAACACAGCAATGTGCTCTGAAAGAGAAGCAGCAACATCAGGTACCATCTAGGCTCCCAGCAGAGCCCAAGTCCCTCCTTGCCTGTAAAGGACTGCCCCTTCCCCAAATCTAAGCTTCTGTCAAGGGAGGAATAGGTGCTTACTGTCTGTGCACTTATGTCTACCACAAAGGAATTGATGTCATGCTGAGTTTTGGGCAACTCATTGAGGAAGGCCACCACGTTGAGACGTGTGTGCTTCAGCAATCGGAACCGCAGGGCTGTGGGAGGAGAGAAGCCGAGGTTAGGAGCTGCCACACACTGAGCCCAGACTGGCTCcttcccatgcccttctcccacCCTGATTGGCTCACATCACACACTTACTAGGGTCTTTAAGCTTCTTCACATTCCTGCTATCCTTGAAGTACTCGGCCAAGTTGCTTCTGGGggaataagaagaaaaagaggcagTGGTCAGAGCAGTGGTGATGCTGCACGTGCTGGCCAGTGTCTGCTGAGCAACTCTGATCCTGGGCAGGTTCTGGGATGTGCTACTCACCGGGCAGGGTTCTGGGGGGTGAAAGGAATGCTCAGCGAGCAGCAGGCTCCATCATGGTAGGCGTCCAGGAGCCGCTGCCGGTCTCCCGAGTCATAAACCGTATAGTACCTGTGGGGCAAACGAAAGAGGAGGGTCGAGTGCCACAAGCTGGATCCACAAAGGGACTGACAGCTCTCAAGACTGAGTTGTGCTGGGCCCACTGCTCCCCAACCTCAGGACACCCAAGATACTTACTGCTGCAAGAAGTGCAGGACCAGATTCTTCAGGGTCTCTGTTCCAAAGTAGCTTCCCTGGAATCAAACAGACTCCAATTAAACAGGACCATGGTACCAGGACTCTCCTCCCAACATGAGTTCTCGCTCTGTGCCCCTCAGATGCCACTTCACCACTTACCTTGCAAGGTGGTAACGTTGTGGGGGCTTCAACATCAAAGGCAATTGGGGGGGGTAACTCATGGCCATCCTGCAGAAGGAAGTGAAAGACGACGATGTAAACCAGTGAAAGAAGGCtagatgagggacttccctggcagtccagggctaaggctccccactcccaatgcagggggcttgggttcaatccctggtcagggaactagatcccacatgctgcaactaagagttggtgggccgcaactaagacccagtggaaccaaataaattttttttttttttaaagactggatGAGTAATTAGATGGGAGAACTAAGAGTAAAAGGGTCAGAGGTCaagtaagagaaagaaatggaaaggggCCTATGAATCCTGATGATGCAACTATCATCTACAGGCATTTTTCTGGGAAGAAGGATTATAAAACTtgctaatatatatatgaaatctttgCTAGATTATCAAAGGGTTCCATATCCCCAAATTAGCGATCATATAAAGACACGTTAGGCAAGATTGAGGGTTGCAGGTGCTGTGCTCctcagaagagaatgaaaaaaatgaggtACTCACCAGTCGCAGTAGTTTTGGAAATCGCTCTCGAACGGCGCTGTCAAGAATGGGACAAAAGTGAGTAATGTTTCAGAGTCACTGTGCCTCCTGGGCTGCTCTAGGAGCAGAAACACCCGTGCCCAAGGGACGGCCCAGCCCATCCTCCTTGCGCTCTCACTCTTCCCCAGCCTCTGAGCTCCAGGAAAAATAACCCCACTCCCCACCTCGTCTGGGGCATCCAAAAATGACTGCCTTGAAGGACGACGCTCTCTGCCTGACTCCGAGCACTGCAGGGGCAGCGCTCCCGGCCCAGGCGTTAAGCCAGGACCTCTCCTCCATCCTCGTCCCCCTTACCTTCCACCTACTCACCTGCGCAGCCCCGGGAGGAGGGAATGGGGTGGGAGCCCAAGGGCTCCGCTGCCTCAACAGGTGTCCATCACTTCTGCCAGGTCTGGCCGTGGCCAAGACCAGAACACATCACAGAAATGGCACAGGATGTTGGGGCAGGGAGACGAGCAAGGCTCAGGAAGAGGAGAGgccaaggaggaagagaggggagaggagagagaaaaggaaggagaggaaggggcaAAGAAGAGACCGGGGAGCTTCAGgcgaggaaagagaaaaaggaaagagaaagcaaagacaaAGCGACAGCACTGCATGGTGGAGAGTCATTTAGAAAGACCAGAGAGAACCAAGGGCAAGAGGCGCCTGACACAGCCCTCTCTTTCGGCTCCCTTCTCCCTGTGGTCCAAGCAGGAAATGAGAAACACATCTTTGCTGTGGTGAGAGGGCAGCTGCTATTGGCCAGGTGTCTGTCTGCTACCTGGGTCCCGATCTGAGCTGGGCGTGGGAAGCAAAGCAGCCATGGGGGCAGGAGATCTCCCTCCGAAGGGGTGAGGGTTCAGGCCCCTGCAAAGTTGGGGGGGTGAGGGTCAGTGCCCCACCACTGTTGGCCCCCAAGTTCTCTCCTGATGGCCCCTCTGCGACTGTGCCTGTCTTAGGTTGTTCCTTCCCTGAGGAATCTTACCCGTCTCTGGCTAACCAGCCATCCTCCGGGGCCAAGCAGGGTGATATGAGGTGTGCGAGTGAGGGAGGGGCAGCGCCCCCAGAGAGGGTCAGTTCTCTGTCTCCTGGATAGCCTATGCCCCCGTGGCCTCCACGCCCAGCACCTGCCTTGGGATTCCCTCGCCTGCTGGCGGGGCCCCGGCTCTGGTCACGTGTCTTAGGGAACCCAGGTTTCTCCTCCAGGGAGGGCCCAGCTCACAGCCTTGGGCAAGAGCGACAGAGTGCATGGCACCAGCCACCAGGAGGCCTCAACCTCAGCATGGGCAGGAAAACCCAGGCAGTAGCCTTGGGCAAAGCAATTGTGAGAACTGAGCCCCTCTTGGCAACAGGGCAAGAGGGGCTGTCACCGGACAGAGGAGGGAAGGCCCATCAGCAGGAAGTCCCAGGGAGGGAGGgctttccctgaccaggggttacCAGGCTCTTGGCTCAAAGCAATTCCACATATGGGGGTGTAATATGCAAGACACCCCATGGTCATGGTAGAGAAAGGGAGATGCTCTTCTTGAAACAAAAGGGGAGGGAGAGTCTAGAGAAGGCTGTgttcaggaaggaaggagaaaggccaCAGAACCAGCACACAGGCAGTCaggtgagaagaaaggaaaggaggcctGGGGCAAAGCTAGGGGTCACGGGCAGACACAATGGGGAACACGCGATCCTCCCCAAGGACAGGTGGCTCCAGCCGAGGGCTGCACATCTCCTGCAGACGGGCAGTGGTCAGGGTGCATCCGCTCAGCCTCCCAGGGGGTGAAGGTCCCCAGGAGGGGAGACAAAGCTTATAACTGACCTGATGTAAGTGGACTGGTCTCGGAAGGTGTCGCACAGGGTGTTTCCGTCAAGCCAGAGCTCTTCCAGCTTCAGCCCTTTGATCTTGTCCAACTCCCGCTCAGACTTCAGCTGCAAAGGATAGGGAGGAAAGGCAGGAAAGACACGTTGATAAAGAGAGCCAGCtaggttccccccacccccacccccatctcttaaATGCCCTCCCTGCCTCTTGCTGCTACGAGGCAAGCTCTCTCCACCTCTGTCCACTCTATCCAACACAGCTGGGCTCTCAAACTCACCTCATTTCCAGAGAGATTTAGGATCTTTAGATTGGGTGCTTTCTGCACAATGCTGGACAAGTCATCCAGCCGGTAGAGCTTGTTGTTGCTCAAGTTCAATGACAATAGCTGTGGGAGAGGAGAATTTAGAGGAAGCACCACCGGCCAGGGGATGAGAAACAAACCTGCCTCCCGACCCCATCCTACGTACCCGACCCTGCTTCCTCCCACCTAGTGGGACAAAGGCCTCACCTCGGGGATGTTCTCTTCGATGATTCGCAGGGTGGCTGCCATGCAGCTTCTACGGTTCAGGACAACGTCAATGTTCTGAGCCACTAAATCTGCAGGAAGCAAAGGGAAGTCTGAGAGGGCCTGCCCAGGCCAGCGTGCCCAGCACAGCACCTTCCAGATTTTCCCTGCTGACAGATCCCCCCGTCTCCACCAATCTAAGAATGGGTGAGGCAGAATCAACCTGTATCCGTCCTGTACCTGGGTCTGAACGGAGGCCCTTGAGGTCAAGTGCTTGCTGGGAGCCATCGTATCGTTTGCTCATGATCAGCTGCAGAGGAAGACAGAGGGTTCACTGGAGTTGttgcaggggagggagaggagggggaggggaaaactGCTAAGATTCATGTGCCAGCCTAACCTTTAGCTGCTCTACTTGTTCTGGCTTCAGTTCATTCTGCACAGAATGGGGTGGAGAAGAGGAGTTGATGATGATAGATATCTGCAGAGGAGACACATACAGACAGGGTGAACTCCGGGAAGGCCTGAGCCCCAGGACCAAGACCCAGTCTATGCCCTGAGCACcagtccccacccccaaccaaacCAGGCCCTTCATACACACCCTGCGGTTCTCCCGATCCAAAATCTTATAGTTAACAGCCTTCAGTGCAGAGGCCGTACTGGCGTCCTCCACAAAAAACTGGGCCCGTGTGTTTTCATAGTGAAACTGCAAGAAGAGGGAACAAGGGCATTAGACCTGGAACCCAGAGCCCCCAGTGCAGCTGGTACCTCCACCCTCCTCGGTGTGCAGTCAGCCACTCAGGCCTTCTCTTACCTCAATGGGAGTAAAAGGGACACTGCACTTGCTCTGAATCACATTCAGGAGCCATGACTTGTCGTATTTCCTGCCGTAAGGGATCTAGacgagagaaagagaagagacaggAACAACATGTCACTAAATGAACAGCAGACCCTCCCGTGCTCCTTTCAGCTCGTCTGCCAAGCTCTAAAAGACTTTCTGGAGAAACAGTCAACTTAAAAgttttctgggaattccctgctgcttcagtggttaggattctgagcttccactgctgggaattcaatccctggttggagaactaagaccccacaggtTGCATGGtcaggccaaaaaaataaagagtattcTACTCAAGCCAAATATGAACTCCTTAACcccctttctttccatttatacTTATTATTCCTCAAAGAATGTAAATGTTTGATTCTACAAGTTCTAAGACATCATTTATAACCTACTTGCCCTTCAGAGAGCTCAAGGGCCCTCCACTCCACACTCAGCTCCTCACATCTGGAGGAGCTCTCCCAACCGCCAACCACAATGATCACACTTCCCTTTCATGGCCTTCCCATCCTGCTGCCCCTCTTCTTTTCTGAAGCTGCTCATAGATATTCTAAGATACTGATTCTTAGCAGCAAGCGTGGTTCCCTGATTGTGGAGTAAACAGCTGATTTTGTAATGTGAGAGGGGAACACCTTAACTGTGAGCGCAGCCCCCTAGCTCCCCTGCTCCATGGACCTCTCATGATACTCACTGTAATCTTAAACCAGTTCTTGGACGTCCCGTCCTGGCTGgtgccagcccctcccctctctgcagCAGACCGATCTCTCCGCAGGGGCAGAGTAACATGAATTCGAGTCCGCTCGTTCCAGTTATCACCCCGACGGTTGGGTCGTGCAGCATAGGGGGTGCTGTGGGGAAGAAGAGAATAAAACATTCACAAAGGTTAGGAATGTCTTCTCACAGATCTTCCTGTACTGTTATCAGGACCACAACTATCAACTACCAGTACGCTGGTCCTGGCATTTCTCTCCCTTCCAGCTGGAAGAGAAATGACACGAGCAGTAAGAGGGCCACATAAATGAGGGGGCTGCTAAACTCAAACCAGACCAACTGGTTACTTACTATCGTACTCGGGGAGCATCCTGGACATCGCTCATTGCCACGTCTCTGTCGTCGTCCTCCAGGCGGGAGGACCGAACGCTGGAGCCCCCTCTTCCAGACCTCCGGTTCCCTTCGCCGGACTTCCACCGGAAAGGGCCTcggcctttctttcttctttgaggGAAACTAACTCGATCATCATGCTCTGGGTTTGGAAACAGAacgaaaattagaaaatacatcactggaggcacttccctggtggtccagtggctaagactccccactCCTAACGCAGAGGGCCCTGAGTCTGAcccgtggtcagggaactggattccacatgccttgactaagagttcacatgccacaattaaaaaaaaaaaagatcccgtgtgccgcaactaagacctggcgcatCCAAATAAATATtcgaat of Bubalus bubalis isolate 160015118507 breed Murrah chromosome 5, NDDB_SH_1, whole genome shotgun sequence contains these proteins:
- the NXF1 gene encoding nuclear RNA export factor 1 isoform X1; the encoded protein is MKQEFCLLPGVKEHDDRVSFPQRRKKGRGPFRWKSGEGNRRSGRGGSSVRSSRLEDDDRDVAMSDVQDAPRVRYTPYAARPNRRGDNWNERTRIHVTLPLRRDRSAAERGGAGTSQDGTSKNWFKITIPYGRKYDKSWLLNVIQSKCSVPFTPIEFHYENTRAQFFVEDASTASALKAVNYKILDRENRRISIIINSSSPPHSVQNELKPEQVEQLKLIMSKRYDGSQQALDLKGLRSDPDLVAQNIDVVLNRRSCMAATLRIIEENIPELLSLNLSNNKLYRLDDLSSIVQKAPNLKILNLSGNELKSERELDKIKGLKLEELWLDGNTLCDTFRDQSTYISAVRERFPKLLRLDGHELPPPIAFDVEAPTTLPPCKGSYFGTETLKNLVLHFLQQYYTVYDSGDRQRLLDAYHDGACCSLSIPFTPQNPARSNLAEYFKDSRNVKKLKDPTLRFRLLKHTRLNVVAFLNELPKTQHDINSFVVDISAQTSTLLCFSVNGVFKEVDGKSRDSLRAFTRTFVAVPASNSGLCIVNDELFVRNASADEIQRAFAMPAPTPSSSPVPTLSPEQQEMLQAFSTQSGMNLEWSQKCLQDNNWDYTRSAQAFTHLKAKGEIPEVAFMK
- the NXF1 gene encoding nuclear RNA export factor 1 isoform X2 — translated: MADEGKSYNEHDDRVSFPQRRKKGRGPFRWKSGEGNRRSGRGGSSVRSSRLEDDDRDVAMSDVQDAPRVRYTPYAARPNRRGDNWNERTRIHVTLPLRRDRSAAERGGAGTSQDGTSKNWFKITIPYGRKYDKSWLLNVIQSKCSVPFTPIEFHYENTRAQFFVEDASTASALKAVNYKILDRENRRISIIINSSSPPHSVQNELKPEQVEQLKLIMSKRYDGSQQALDLKGLRSDPDLVAQNIDVVLNRRSCMAATLRIIEENIPELLSLNLSNNKLYRLDDLSSIVQKAPNLKILNLSGNELKSERELDKIKGLKLEELWLDGNTLCDTFRDQSTYISAVRERFPKLLRLDGHELPPPIAFDVEAPTTLPPCKGSYFGTETLKNLVLHFLQQYYTVYDSGDRQRLLDAYHDGACCSLSIPFTPQNPARSNLAEYFKDSRNVKKLKDPTLRFRLLKHTRLNVVAFLNELPKTQHDINSFVVDISAQTSTLLCFSVNGVFKEVDGKSRDSLRAFTRTFVAVPASNSGLCIVNDELFVRNASADEIQRAFAMPAPTPSSSPVPTLSPEQQEMLQAFSTQSGMNLEWSQKCLQDNNWDYTRSAQAFTHLKAKGEIPEVAFMK